From Desulfonatronum thioautotrophicum, the proteins below share one genomic window:
- a CDS encoding carbamate kinase → MSSSSLMVIAVGGNSLISAKEKVTVEDQYAAIQKTVRHVADIVETGRRVCITHGNGPQVGFILRRSEIARKVAGMHPVPLPSCVADTQGAIGWQIQQALANELQRRGLGATSRGMAVSVVTQVVVDADDPAFITPDKFVGEVFQEADLPTLYADYPHWVLKMDRGRGWRRVVPSPGPLEIVELPVIRSLLEQGYAVVAVGGGGVPVVRGEDGELRGVSAVVDKDLATGLLAAKLDADLLVISTAVRQVSLDYGEPGQRGLGQVTTAELQAYQAQGHFPPGSMGPKITAALDFLAQGGRKVIITSPDNLIPALEQGAGTHIT, encoded by the coding sequence ATGTCGTCTTCCAGTCTGATGGTTATTGCCGTAGGCGGCAACTCGCTGATCAGCGCCAAGGAAAAGGTCACGGTGGAGGACCAGTACGCGGCCATCCAAAAGACGGTTCGGCACGTGGCCGATATCGTTGAAACGGGCCGGCGGGTGTGCATCACCCATGGCAATGGTCCGCAAGTGGGCTTCATCCTGCGCCGCTCGGAAATCGCCCGAAAGGTGGCCGGCATGCACCCGGTACCCCTGCCCTCCTGCGTGGCCGACACCCAGGGCGCCATCGGCTGGCAGATCCAGCAGGCCCTGGCCAACGAGCTGCAACGGCGCGGCCTGGGAGCAACCAGCCGCGGCATGGCTGTCAGCGTGGTCACCCAGGTCGTGGTGGACGCGGATGATCCGGCCTTCATCACTCCGGACAAATTCGTGGGCGAGGTGTTCCAGGAGGCCGACCTGCCCACCCTTTATGCTGACTATCCCCATTGGGTGCTCAAAATGGACCGGGGACGAGGCTGGCGCCGGGTGGTGCCCAGCCCCGGACCGCTGGAAATTGTTGAGCTGCCGGTGATCCGGAGCCTGCTGGAGCAAGGATATGCCGTGGTGGCCGTGGGTGGCGGGGGCGTGCCCGTGGTCCGCGGCGAGGACGGAGAGCTGCGCGGCGTGAGCGCGGTGGTGGACAAGGATCTGGCCACCGGTCTGCTGGCCGCAAAATTGGACGCGGACCTGCTGGTGATCTCCACGGCCGTCCGCCAGGTCAGCCTGGATTACGGCGAGCCGGGGCAACGGGGACTCGGCCAGGTGACCACCGCGGAACTGCAAGCCTACCAGGCCCAGGGCCACTTCCCACCCGGCAGCATGGGACCAAAAATCACCGCGGCCCTCGACTTTCTGGCCCAGGGAGGCCGCAAGGTCATCATCACCTCACCAGACAACCTCATTCCCGCCCTGGAACAGGGCGCGGGAACGCACATCACCTGA
- a CDS encoding MFS transporter, which translates to MSTTHSHPSPVGPDAGDVPKYTFLSMIGVNMMVFMATLDMSIVNVALPSLARQLDTDFATVQWVILSYVLVVASLLLLVSRLGDMRGKKGIFSLGLGLFTLGSLLCGLAPSVGWLIFFRAVQGIGAAMSQALGIAIVTEIAPPGRRGRAIGLIGATVAMGLALGPSLGGVIIEYIGWRWIFWINVPVGILAQLIIARYMPALPPRRGGQRFDIPGAVLAAVTLAAYSMGMTMGQKVGFAAPLSLALLGTALLGLAGFIHVERRSPDPMIDLKLFANPLFSINLIMSVLVFISLSAGFIMPFFLQFAQDRPPSEVGLMMMAIPLSMGLVAPFAGALSDRFGPRGLSLLGLVILITGCLAVSTLNLDTPWWGFVLRVIPVGLGVGLFQAPNNSAIMGAVPQERLGVASGLLNYSRVFGQSTGLPLIGTIFTLFVVSVTLEPVRTDFAAVSAEALAAGIAGAYRFQAGLLLAAAALGIAAWIIDHRNTQSKIGHDERV; encoded by the coding sequence ATGTCCACAACCCATTCCCACCCTTCGCCCGTCGGCCCTGACGCGGGTGATGTCCCCAAATATACCTTCCTGAGCATGATCGGGGTGAACATGATGGTCTTCATGGCCACCCTGGACATGAGTATCGTCAACGTTGCCCTGCCCAGCCTGGCCCGGCAGCTGGACACGGATTTCGCCACGGTGCAGTGGGTCATTCTCAGCTACGTTTTAGTTGTGGCCTCCCTGTTGCTGCTGGTCTCCCGGCTGGGAGACATGCGCGGCAAGAAGGGCATTTTCAGCCTGGGGCTGGGGCTGTTCACCCTGGGGTCGCTGCTCTGCGGCTTGGCACCCAGCGTGGGTTGGCTGATCTTCTTCCGGGCCGTGCAGGGTATCGGCGCGGCCATGAGCCAAGCTCTGGGCATCGCCATTGTTACGGAAATCGCCCCACCGGGCCGCAGGGGGCGGGCCATCGGCCTGATCGGGGCCACCGTGGCCATGGGGCTGGCATTAGGACCGTCCCTCGGTGGAGTGATCATTGAATACATCGGCTGGCGCTGGATCTTTTGGATCAATGTCCCGGTGGGCATCCTGGCCCAGTTAATCATCGCCAGGTACATGCCCGCCCTGCCGCCCCGACGTGGCGGCCAACGCTTCGACATCCCCGGAGCAGTTCTGGCGGCAGTGACCCTGGCGGCCTATTCCATGGGCATGACCATGGGCCAGAAAGTCGGCTTTGCCGCCCCGCTGTCTCTGGCGTTACTGGGAACCGCACTGCTTGGGCTGGCTGGTTTCATCCATGTGGAGCGCAGATCTCCGGACCCGATGATTGATCTGAAGCTGTTTGCCAACCCCCTGTTCAGCATCAACCTGATCATGTCCGTCCTGGTTTTCATCTCCCTGTCCGCCGGCTTCATCATGCCGTTTTTTCTGCAATTCGCCCAGGATCGTCCACCCAGTGAGGTGGGCCTGATGATGATGGCCATCCCCCTGAGCATGGGCCTGGTGGCCCCCTTTGCCGGGGCGTTGTCCGACCGCTTCGGACCGCGCGGCTTGAGCCTTTTGGGACTCGTAATCCTGATCACCGGCTGTCTGGCCGTGAGCACCCTCAACCTGGATACGCCATGGTGGGGCTTTGTCTTGCGGGTGATACCCGTGGGTCTGGGTGTCGGCTTGTTCCAGGCCCCGAACAACAGCGCGATCATGGGTGCGGTCCCCCAGGAGCGTCTGGGCGTGGCCTCCGGCCTGCTCAACTACTCCCGGGTCTTCGGTCAGTCCACGGGCCTGCCCCTGATCGGCACCATCTTTACCCTCTTCGTGGTCTCCGTTACCCTGGAGCCCGTGCGCACGGACTTTGCCGCGGTTTCCGCTGAGGCCCTGGCAGCGGGCATTGCCGGGGCCTACCGCTTCCAGGCCGGACTTTTGCTGGCGGCCGCAGCCTTGGGCATTGCGGCTTGGATCATCGATCATCGCAACACCCAATCCAAAATTGGCCATGATGAAAGAGTCTAA
- the aspS gene encoding aspartate--tRNA ligase translates to MTETSSQRVSEALGDWRRSHHCSQLRITDVDREVCLMGWVQFRRDHGGLIFIDLRDLNGRTQVVFNPEINAEAHARAHVLRSEYVLAVQGVVRARPEGMRNAALPTGDVEVEVRSWKLLNSAKTPPFPIEERVEVTESTRLEYRYLDLRRPQCTRNMIVRHKATQAFRDFLNREGFLELETPILTKSTPEGARDFLVPSRPNPGAFYALPQSPQLFKQLFMVAGMDRYYQVVRCFRDEDLRADRQPEFTQIDLELSFADQAQVMELAEAMIRHVFKETLDIALPNPFPRLTHAQAMHDYGVDKPDIRFDLLLHDVTDIVAGSQFKLFAAAKLVKALVLPQGAGLSRNDIDQLTEFVKIYGAQGLAWIKIKADEWQSPIAKFLSPEERAGLTAALGLREGDIVFFQAAAPEIVNAALGNLRLELAERFDLVDKTRFQPVWITDFPLLEHDPDAQRWVARHHPFTSPQDGHEEIMVERPGEALAKAYDLCLNGYEVGGGSVRIHSAALQEQMFAALGIPEQEARGQFGFLLKALEFGAPPHAGIAFGLDRLVMLMTGSASIRDVIAFPKTQKASCLMTQAPSPVSTVQLRELGMKLREAVK, encoded by the coding sequence ATGACAGAAACCTCATCTCAGCGGGTAAGCGAGGCCCTGGGCGACTGGCGACGCAGCCATCATTGTTCCCAACTGCGGATCACCGACGTGGACCGGGAGGTCTGCCTCATGGGCTGGGTCCAGTTCCGTCGGGACCATGGCGGTTTGATCTTCATTGATTTGCGGGACTTGAACGGCCGGACCCAGGTCGTCTTCAACCCGGAAATCAACGCCGAGGCCCATGCCCGGGCTCATGTGCTCCGTTCCGAGTATGTCCTGGCCGTTCAGGGCGTGGTCCGTGCCCGGCCGGAGGGTATGCGCAATGCCGCCCTGCCCACCGGTGACGTGGAGGTGGAGGTGCGTTCCTGGAAGCTGTTGAACAGCGCCAAGACCCCCCCGTTTCCCATTGAGGAGCGGGTGGAGGTCACCGAATCCACGCGTCTGGAGTACCGCTATCTTGATCTGCGTCGGCCGCAGTGCACCCGGAACATGATTGTGCGGCACAAGGCCACCCAGGCTTTTCGGGACTTCCTGAATCGGGAGGGCTTCCTGGAACTGGAAACACCGATTCTGACCAAGAGCACCCCGGAGGGCGCGCGGGACTTTCTGGTCCCCAGCCGCCCGAACCCCGGCGCGTTTTACGCCCTGCCCCAGTCGCCCCAGTTGTTCAAGCAGCTGTTCATGGTCGCGGGCATGGATCGCTACTACCAGGTGGTGCGCTGCTTTCGCGACGAGGATTTGCGGGCGGACCGCCAGCCGGAGTTCACCCAGATCGACCTGGAGCTGTCCTTTGCGGACCAGGCCCAGGTCATGGAATTGGCCGAGGCGATGATCCGGCACGTTTTCAAGGAAACGCTGGACATCGCCCTGCCCAACCCGTTTCCCCGATTGACCCACGCACAGGCGATGCATGATTACGGCGTGGACAAGCCGGACATCCGCTTTGATCTCCTGCTCCATGATGTGACGGACATCGTGGCCGGCTCGCAGTTCAAGCTGTTTGCCGCGGCCAAGCTGGTCAAAGCCCTGGTCCTGCCCCAGGGGGCGGGATTGTCCCGCAACGACATCGACCAATTGACCGAATTCGTGAAGATCTACGGGGCCCAGGGACTGGCCTGGATCAAGATTAAGGCCGACGAATGGCAGTCGCCCATTGCCAAGTTTCTCTCCCCGGAGGAACGGGCCGGGCTGACCGCGGCGCTGGGACTGCGCGAGGGCGATATCGTCTTTTTCCAGGCCGCTGCGCCGGAAATCGTCAACGCGGCCCTGGGCAACCTGCGCCTGGAACTGGCCGAGCGTTTCGATCTGGTGGACAAAACCCGCTTCCAGCCGGTCTGGATCACCGATTTCCCGCTCCTGGAGCACGACCCGGACGCCCAGCGCTGGGTGGCCCGCCATCATCCCTTCACCAGTCCCCAGGATGGTCATGAAGAAATCATGGTGGAACGACCCGGCGAAGCCTTGGCCAAAGCCTATGATCTCTGTTTGAACGGGTACGAAGTCGGTGGCGGCTCGGTGCGTATCCACTCCGCGGCCCTGCAGGAACAAATGTTCGCGGCTCTGGGCATCCCGGAGCAGGAAGCCCGCGGGCAGTTCGGCTTTCTGCTCAAGGCCCTGGAATTCGGCGCGCCGCCCCATGCCGGAATCGCCTTTGGCCTGGACCGGCTGGTGATGCTCATGACCGGATCGGCCTCCATTCGGGACGTGATCGCCTTTCCCAAGACCCAGAAAGCCTCCTGCCTGATGACCCAGGCTCCCTCTCCCGTATCCACGGTGCAGCTGCG
- a CDS encoding molybdopterin-guanine dinucleotide biosynthesis protein MobB has protein sequence MTTRAMGFVGFHNSGKTTLVVRVAEQLRRLGHRVGIIKSSHHPFDLGPSKTSLGTSQDNSQKNSQDTSRLAATGCAVAGIDPRQTLLVRPEPLPILSAWSLLDADILLIEGGKGLGFLPRIILQRTEPGSTDDPKTLDSGLALAVWEAGGPSEVPVLTTVEAVTDLVLQRGFLLPALDCGACGRKDCRTLAQDIVAGLATPEDCRAMSEELSVRVNGVQLGMNPFVASIMASTIRGMLCQLKGYAPGTIDIHLESTSGGKS, from the coding sequence ATGACCACGCGAGCCATGGGCTTCGTCGGTTTCCACAATTCCGGCAAGACCACGCTGGTGGTCCGCGTCGCGGAACAATTACGCCGCCTGGGCCACCGGGTGGGCATCATCAAGAGCAGCCATCACCCCTTTGACCTGGGGCCATCAAAAACCTCTTTGGGCACCTCTCAAGACAACTCTCAAAAAAACTCTCAGGACACCTCCCGGCTGGCCGCGACGGGCTGCGCCGTAGCTGGCATCGATCCACGGCAGACCCTGCTGGTGCGCCCGGAGCCCCTGCCGATCCTCTCCGCCTGGTCGCTGCTGGATGCGGATATCCTGTTGATCGAGGGAGGAAAAGGCCTGGGCTTTCTGCCCCGGATCATCCTGCAGCGCACCGAACCCGGCTCCACCGATGACCCGAAGACCCTGGACTCCGGCTTGGCCTTGGCCGTCTGGGAGGCAGGCGGTCCATCGGAAGTCCCGGTCCTCACCACGGTAGAGGCCGTCACGGACCTGGTGCTTCAGCGCGGATTCCTGTTGCCGGCTTTGGATTGCGGGGCCTGCGGCCGGAAGGACTGCCGGACACTGGCTCAGGACATCGTGGCCGGTTTGGCCACCCCGGAGGATTGCCGGGCCATGTCCGAGGAGCTGTCCGTGCGGGTCAATGGCGTCCAGTTGGGCATGAATCCCTTCGTGGCCTCGATCATGGCCTCGACAATCCGGGGCATGCTTTGCCAACTCAAGGGGTACGCACCCGGAACCATCGATATCCATCTTGAATCAACATCCGGAGGCAAGTCATGA
- a CDS encoding DUF362 domain-containing protein has product MMKESKAPCRVHAFQDYATTLAELLDDLGLPGVLRRRKRVIIKPNLVNASPFPVTTHPEMVLALVNYIQRHTRAKIVLAEGCGDTCLETGEIFTKLGYTALAEELGLELVDLNRAPLTRRIDPRCRFFPEIHLPKAALNGLLISVAVLKRHSLAQVTLSMKNLLGLLPPSHYQRGGSWKKSALHADMQRSIYELNRYRKPDLAIIDASLGLAEFHLGGATCSPPVNKLVAGFDPVAVDAAGAALLGLDWRSIGHIRMAHGTLGRADAVAPASH; this is encoded by the coding sequence ATGATGAAAGAGTCTAAGGCACCCTGCCGAGTACATGCATTCCAGGACTACGCCACCACTCTGGCCGAACTGCTGGACGATCTGGGCCTTCCCGGCGTGCTCAGACGGCGCAAGCGGGTGATCATCAAACCCAACCTGGTCAATGCCTCTCCGTTCCCGGTGACCACCCACCCGGAAATGGTCCTGGCCCTGGTGAATTACATCCAACGCCACACCAGGGCCAAGATCGTCCTGGCCGAGGGCTGCGGGGACACCTGTCTGGAAACCGGTGAGATTTTCACCAAACTGGGCTACACGGCCTTGGCCGAAGAACTGGGCCTGGAGCTGGTGGACCTGAACCGGGCCCCGCTGACCCGCCGGATCGATCCGCGGTGTCGTTTCTTTCCGGAAATCCACCTGCCCAAGGCAGCCCTCAACGGCCTGCTGATCTCCGTAGCCGTGCTCAAGCGACACAGCCTGGCCCAGGTCACCCTGAGCATGAAGAACCTGCTGGGCCTGCTCCCGCCCAGCCATTACCAGCGCGGCGGTTCCTGGAAAAAGTCGGCCCTGCACGCGGACATGCAGCGCTCCATTTATGAATTGAACCGCTACCGCAAGCCGGACTTGGCAATCATCGACGCCAGCCTCGGCCTGGCCGAGTTCCACCTGGGGGGAGCAACCTGCTCTCCGCCGGTGAACAAGCTGGTGGCCGGTTTCGACCCGGTGGCCGTGGACGCCGCCGGTGCAGCCCTGCTGGGACTGGACTGGCGCTCCATCGGCCACATCCGAATGGCCCATGGCACCCTTGGCCGTGCTGATGCCGTAGCTCCCGCATCGCACTGA
- the hisS gene encoding histidine--tRNA ligase, protein MTMIQSGKGFVDLFPPKSDVFTAIESTARDVFTRYGCRELRTPIIEFTELFVRGIGDETDVVQKEMYSFPDRKGRSMTLRPEATAGVLRACIQHKLLRQNEVLKFFTLGPMFRYERPQMGRQRQFHQINVEVLGASSPLVDVDMLFMLHRFLSEIGLTSLEYQLNSLGCPACRPTFQASLENHFRDANPDDLCDDCRRRMHTNPLRVLDCKVPGCKAVAQGAPVITEHNCAPCRTHFDAVIGLLGRSRLQIRLNPMLVRGLDYYQGTTFEVVSTDIGAQSSVAGGGRYDGLIRQLGGPDMPGIGFACGLERLAMLVPEQPEPGMDVFIAAQEESLLEKALEIAQVLRSRRLSVEFPYAQRSMKSQMRSANKAGARFVLMLDKAGQEQCSVQLKDMGSGEQQALSEGDVAAYLETRIAERSRTMSRPDE, encoded by the coding sequence ATGACCATGATTCAGAGCGGCAAGGGATTCGTGGACCTTTTCCCGCCCAAAAGCGATGTTTTCACCGCTATTGAGTCCACGGCCCGGGATGTGTTCACCAGGTACGGCTGCCGGGAGCTGCGAACGCCGATTATCGAGTTCACTGAACTGTTTGTCCGCGGCATTGGCGATGAAACCGACGTGGTCCAGAAGGAGATGTATTCCTTTCCGGACCGCAAGGGCCGTTCCATGACCCTGCGGCCCGAGGCCACCGCCGGGGTGCTGCGGGCCTGCATCCAGCACAAGCTGTTGCGCCAGAATGAGGTGCTCAAATTTTTCACCTTGGGGCCCATGTTTCGTTATGAGCGGCCACAGATGGGGCGTCAGCGACAATTCCACCAGATCAACGTGGAAGTCCTCGGGGCCTCCTCCCCGCTGGTGGACGTGGACATGCTGTTCATGCTCCATCGCTTTCTCTCGGAAATCGGCCTGACCAGCCTGGAATACCAGCTCAACAGCCTGGGTTGCCCCGCCTGCCGACCCACGTTTCAGGCCTCCCTGGAAAACCACTTCCGGGACGCGAATCCGGATGACCTTTGTGACGACTGCAGACGCCGGATGCATACCAATCCCTTGCGGGTCCTGGATTGCAAGGTACCCGGATGCAAGGCCGTGGCCCAGGGCGCGCCGGTGATTACGGAGCACAATTGCGCGCCCTGCCGAACCCATTTCGATGCCGTGATCGGCCTGCTGGGCCGTTCCCGACTCCAGATCCGACTGAATCCGATGCTGGTTCGCGGTCTGGACTACTACCAGGGTACCACCTTCGAGGTTGTTTCCACGGACATCGGCGCCCAGTCCTCGGTGGCCGGGGGCGGGCGATACGACGGCCTGATCCGTCAGCTTGGCGGTCCGGATATGCCGGGGATCGGCTTTGCCTGCGGTCTGGAGCGGCTGGCCATGCTGGTACCGGAACAGCCCGAGCCGGGGATGGACGTATTCATCGCCGCGCAGGAGGAATCCTTGCTGGAAAAAGCCCTGGAAATCGCCCAGGTACTGCGGTCCCGGCGGCTTTCCGTGGAGTTTCCCTATGCCCAGCGCAGCATGAAAAGCCAGATGCGTTCCGCGAACAAGGCCGGGGCAAGGTTTGTGCTGATGCTGGACAAGGCCGGTCAGGAGCAGTGTTCGGTCCAGCTCAAGGACATGGGCTCCGGCGAACAGCAGGCCCTGTCCGAGGGGGATGTGGCGGCCTACCTGGAAACGCGCATCGCCGAGCGTTCGAGGACGATGTCTCGACCTGACGAATAG
- a CDS encoding molybdopterin molybdotransferase MoeA, protein MKETFFQVVSVASFIQSLQTFSRTGIQEREPATALGMTLAEPFTATEDLPLMHRSSVDGYAVRAADTFGASESNPAYLDLAFAVPIETPSDNSLEPGHCARITTGGSLPQGADAVVMVEQTLEMGGVQAAGAMDHTTGQTIEIHKSLSPWDNVMLRGEDVQAGEVVLQSGTRLDGARIGLLAALGCSQVRVHAPVTVGILSTGDEVVDVSAAVRPGLVRDVNSHTLAALAEAAGARAVRLGLVRDDLQALTAALERGITDCDVVLISGGSSVGTRDHSLEALERVCGGEVLAHGIAMSPGKPTILARTQLGGKAVIGLPGQVASAQVVMQVLIMPFLAYLAGDDTAFDVGPFGRVPARLSRNVASRQGRTDFIRVALSRHPEDGLLATPVLGKSGLLKTLLQAQGLMEIPENREGFTAGTEIMVRPLI, encoded by the coding sequence ATGAAAGAGACTTTTTTCCAGGTCGTATCCGTTGCCTCCTTTATCCAGTCCCTGCAAACCTTCTCCCGGACAGGGATTCAGGAACGCGAACCGGCAACGGCCTTGGGCATGACCCTGGCCGAGCCCTTCACCGCGACTGAGGATCTCCCGCTGATGCACCGTTCCAGCGTGGACGGCTACGCGGTCCGGGCCGCGGACACCTTCGGCGCATCCGAATCCAATCCCGCCTATCTGGACCTGGCCTTTGCCGTGCCCATTGAAACACCGTCCGACAATTCCCTGGAACCAGGACACTGCGCCCGGATCACCACCGGCGGCAGCCTGCCCCAGGGAGCGGACGCGGTGGTCATGGTCGAACAGACCCTGGAAATGGGTGGCGTGCAGGCAGCCGGAGCCATGGACCACACGACCGGGCAAACCATCGAGATTCACAAATCCCTCTCGCCCTGGGACAACGTGATGCTGCGCGGCGAGGACGTCCAAGCCGGCGAGGTGGTGCTCCAATCCGGCACGCGCCTGGACGGCGCCCGAATCGGATTGTTGGCCGCCCTGGGATGTTCCCAAGTTCGGGTGCATGCCCCGGTGACCGTGGGCATCCTCTCCACCGGGGATGAGGTGGTGGACGTCAGCGCCGCCGTGCGCCCCGGACTGGTCCGGGACGTCAATTCCCACACCCTGGCTGCCCTGGCCGAAGCTGCCGGAGCCCGGGCCGTGCGCCTCGGCCTGGTCCGCGACGACCTCCAGGCGCTGACAGCGGCCCTGGAGCGGGGCATAACGGATTGCGACGTGGTCCTCATATCCGGGGGCAGTTCAGTGGGCACCCGTGACCATTCCCTGGAAGCCCTGGAACGGGTTTGTGGTGGCGAGGTCCTGGCCCACGGCATTGCCATGAGCCCGGGCAAGCCCACAATCCTGGCCCGCACCCAGTTGGGCGGCAAAGCCGTCATCGGCCTGCCTGGACAGGTGGCCAGCGCCCAGGTGGTCATGCAGGTCCTGATCATGCCCTTTCTGGCCTATCTTGCCGGAGACGACACGGCGTTCGACGTCGGCCCCTTTGGCCGCGTACCGGCCCGGCTGTCCCGAAACGTGGCCTCCCGCCAGGGCCGCACGGACTTTATCCGTGTCGCCCTGAGCCGTCACCCGGAAGACGGCCTTCTGGCCACCCCGGTCCTGGGCAAATCCGGCCTGCTCAAAACCCTGCTCCAGGCCCAGGGCTTGATGGAAATCCCGGAAAACCGAGAAGGGTTCACCGCCGGCACCGAGATCATGGTCCGCCCATTGATCTGA